In the Clarias gariepinus isolate MV-2021 ecotype Netherlands chromosome 10, CGAR_prim_01v2, whole genome shotgun sequence genome, GTTCATTTACAGACATGTTTTTGGGAGGGTGGAGAGAATAGATGAACCTGAATGAATGTTACAAGAACATGAGGAGAACATATAAAACTCTTtactaaaactgtttttttttttttttttatagaaatatttGCCAAAAGATGATAAAGAGAGAGGTTTTGTTCTTTCACCTGGTAATCTGTAAATGCAACACAGACACTActgtttttataatattgtttttattcttataacaCCTCTGTAATATTTGAAGCCTTGACCTACAGTATTTAAGTAAATTTACAATAGAATTCACCCAATCTCAAGTCAGGCTAAATGGAATAAAGGCATGAAATTTACATCGGAAAATGTctgatatttacagtatgatttAAGAGAGAGGAGAGTAAATCACTTCAGAAATGATATTATTATAAGATTTATCTTCATTTCCTTTACTTTTTTTGAAGTGTGAAGCAGCAAAATCCAGCTCCACACCTCCAGGGATCTGTGGGGTAGATATAAAAGATGCATTTAAAATGAGAGATGTCAAAAATCAAGGGGATGTTATCATACTACAACATTTAGCCTTATTTTATGTGGATAAACAGgttataatcatttatttacagaaaattaagTCAAACTCAGCTAAGAAATTATAATCAtaagcagaagaagaaaaaaattaatacattttatttataatgcactttatattttaagcaaatctCAAAGTGTTACAAATTAATTCGGCCCAAATGCTTTGATAAAAAGATTAGTTTTAAGACCAGATCTGTAAATCTGTGGCATTCTTAGATACTCTGGGAGAGAATTCCACAGTCTAAGTGCAGCTGTGCAAATTATCTGTACTGGCTTTCCTTTCAAGGCCACTGTGCAGGTgtaaacgtgttacatcagttcatttataACTGTAGTGCAAGCAAAAATGAATGCCACACTTAAATAATAAGTACAAAATAAtagcagcgtgcagtgatttattttttgtggtctgagggtgtacagGGTGCCGAAACAGCTCACAGAAAAGAATAAAGAGAAGTGTTTTGATATTTGCAAAGAAAATTTGGACCGAtactaaggaaggtgaaagtttcttaaaaagaatcatTCCTGGTGACTAGACACGGCATCATGGAACGGATTCTTAAGAGCCAGTTTTGGAACAACATCAGGGAAAaggctcgttacagtgagaggcTTATTACAAAGCTGACTtctaaacttcggattaaacacagaggactgatatccgaAGGCGTGACAATGCACGTCCGCACACTTTTTACTtacactgtcgacactctgcaaaaacttcagttaagtaaaataaattctatagcCTCGTGTATGTGTGGTTTCAGCATTAGTTACctgatttaatgttttcttGATCACAGAATTTTGAGATCTCCCTGTAAAGAGAATATAATTTCATGTTGTCATTTATATATGGTATGCCGGCTTAATATGACATCACTGGGAGAATGaaatcattaaataatgtaatattaacatttttatgtaaggGGTGGTTACTTTTGCCTGTAGCATATTCTTAATCATTAAACACATGGTGGCTGAAAAAATCACTTgagaagaaaggaagaaatgtGTCTTTTTTATGTTAACAGTCAACGTTTATCTATTGACTATGTATAGTTCAAAAACTAAAGTTatctaaaattaaatttactatttatttaatttaattatacaagacaattttaaagaactttttgaataataaaaaaaggccaAGGCAAAGACACACATTTGAAAACTTctgttgaatttgaatttgaatttgttattgaaatattttatatatacatgtattttaaacatttattaccaATAGAAACCATACCGCTTTATAgggcaataaataaaattaaaaattaaatatacaaataaataatggtaTTGATTAACTTTGActgatttaatatattttatttttgttatttttatactgCAAGTCATGGTTAGTGAAGTTACtgcccttattattattattattattattattattatataaacatttaaatgcacattCATCTAAACATAAACGAATCCAAAAATAccaatatacataaataatacaaaacaaaatacaaaaatatctaCAAATCCCACAAAGTTTACCAAATGTGGTTGTTTTAAGGACACATTTAAAGGCTATATGGTAACTTCACTGACTCTGACCTGATTTGCAACATAAAGatgacaacaataaaaaaacataataacaaaagtaaaaagGTTATGaagaaaaggtttaaaaaatcttttttttttaataaaaacatataattgTACAGATGAAGTTAATAAGTATTAACTTAAATCCTACATGTTTTGAAAAATGATCCAATTTTGTAATGTTTGTAAAAGGATTTTCCAGGCCACCGCATGCGTAAGAATTATTACAGAACATTTAGATAAACAACATGAAGACTCACCACTACAGTATTCACACTTTCTCCCTTTACAGCTTACAACATAAACACAGATAGGCACAATTAACACAAACACTCCCAAAGCTATGAGAGAGATCATTAAAGTATCCAGGGATTtttctgcaacacacacacacacacacacacacacacacactgtacatcaGAACATTGAATGTAGATTTAACTAATCATAGTGACCTgaaattttaaatactgtaattacattaattaataccaataaacatatttttcatGTATACCTTTTAAGTGAATGTATTCTTACCCAGTTGTACTCGTGTCCCATTCCCGAAAATGATTTTCCCACACGCGGCCACAGCGCAGTAGTAAGTCCCAGTATCATTGTGACTATAGATGTTCTTGGAGAAGTTGTAGACACAGGTGTGTGTAGAAGAGCCGCTCTCACACTGATGGCTGCTGTtgtgatgagtgtaaatgaTTTGAGGATGGGATTGTGGTGGAGCagctctgaaccagagcacTTGGAGTTCTGCTGCTCTGCTCTCAGAGAGAACCGAGCACTGCAGAGTCACTGACGCTCCTGCAGGAACCGAGTCCAACACACTGCTCTGTGATACTGAGACTTTTACATCTTTATCACCTGTTTAGTGTAATATAAATAGTGGAAGAGCTTAGTTTGTTCTTTTTAATAACCTTAATAGTACATGGAATATGCAAGATTAAGAATATTGCATTTTGTACACATACTCAAGAACTGTACTTTTTATGCAATTTAGTAAATGTCCCACTCACTATGCAATGTACCTCTTTATTCTCAAAACTTACCAATATTGGAATACACAGACATAATTAGATATAGTGTAATAAATCTTACTTATCCAGAACTATTTAACATATAATGCTGAACCTAGTACAATATTTAAGTACAAGGAACCCTATAGAAAAgagacatgtttatttatttaaaaatttaaacattacaacAGCAGTATCTAAACCATTCATTgaccaaatactgtacatggtaatttattaaaaaattcagTAAGCTGGCTGTGTAGATTAAAGTTTTTACCTTTTACTGATAAAAATGTTCCACTTATAAAGCTTGTAAAAAATGTCACGTATCCACAGTAATACATGGCTTCATCTGATGGTTCCACCTTAGCTATTTTCAAATGACAgcctttgttttctttctcgATGCTGAATTTTGGTGGCTTGAACCCATCTTCGTAAATGGGATTACTTTGGACTTGAACTATTACATGAGGATTTTGtcctattttttgtttgtaccaAATGATGGAATCAGTGTTGTCCTCTTTCAGTTGAAAGCAGTGCAGAGTCACGGTATCACCAACAACAGCACTGATCACAGGGTTCGACTGATTTACGGTCTGTGCGAAATCTGTTGTTTGGagtaaaaggggaaaaaaaagttaccctaaatgtattcattcattaattaatttatcttcTTTACCTCTTATCTTGTACAGGGCCGCGGGGGCCTGGACCCTTTCCCATTTTGTGTTAGAGATGGATACTTATCCatcgcagggaacacacacatatatataaacacacacacactacaagcaaacttttttttttaaactgaagtACTCAGAGAAAACCGACCacgcacggagagaacatgcaaaatccatgcatccagaggtgggaatcaaacccttcaccctggaggtgtgagccCATAGTGCTAACAATCTAAACATATTTAACCTAAAATTCATATAGCCTAACTGTACTTTtgagtaataataaaatttatttctttaaataagacCTTAATTCTTTGGAGGATGTCAGAGCAGTGTTCAAAAATCAACAGAGGATGTTTATTCCGTTTTTTAAAGTATTCTTTTTTCAGCAAGAAATTATGgctttaataaaatacatgtgatCAGAAAACTAGCCATTCACACTTACCAACTTTACCACAAAGCAACGCAAACGTAATCCACATCAGTGTCAACATCCTGAGTCTGaggtgtgtgtacagcatgcgTCCTCTTACTACACTGTCAGATGGTCAAACTGAGCACATCTCACTTTGTGCAATAGGGCTATGATGTGAAACTATGACATCACATACCACACCTAGTCTACACTAGCATGATGGCAGCATAAGATAACAA is a window encoding:
- the LOC128532231 gene encoding uncharacterized protein LOC128532231; the protein is MLYTHLRLRMLTLMWITFALLCGKVDFAQTVNQSNPVISAVVGDTVTLHCFQLKEDNTDSIIWYKQKIGQNPHVIVQVQSNPIYEDGFKPPKFSIEKENKGCHLKIAKVEPSDEAMYYCGYVTFFTSFISGTFLSVKGDKDVKVSVSQSSVLDSVPAGASVTLQCSVLSESRAAELQVLWFRAAPPQSHPQIIYTHHNSSHQCESGSSTHTCVYNFSKNIYSHNDTGTYYCAVAACGKIIFGNGTRVQLEKSLDTLMISLIALGVFVLIVPICVYVVSCKGRKCEYCSGRSQNSVIKKTLNQIPGGVELDFAASHFKKSKGNEDKSYNNIISEVIYSPLS